The following proteins come from a genomic window of Nostoc sp. TCL26-01:
- a CDS encoding Rne/Rng family ribonuclease, with product MPKQIIIAEQHQIAAVFSEDQIQELVVATGHHQIGDIYLGVVENVLPGIDAAFVNIGDPERNGFIHVTDLGPLRLKRTAAAITELLAPQQKVPVQVMKEPTGTKGPRLTGNITLPGRYVVLMPYGRGVNLSRRIKSETERNRLRALAILIKPAGMGLLVRTEAEGKPEEAIIEDLEVLQKQWEAIQQEAQSTRAPALLNRDDDFIQRVLRDMYGADVNRIVVDSSTGLKRVKQYLQNWSGGQTPQGLLIDHHRDRSPILEYFRINAAIREALKPRVDLPSGGYIIIEPTEALTVIDVNSGSFTRSATARETVLWTNCEAATEIARQLRLRNIAGVIVVDFIDMESRRDQLHVLEHFNKALRADKARPQIAQLTELGLVELTRKRQGQNIYELFGDTCPTCGGLGHTVRLPGETESRLPTPSAVETPERFVSLPHREPRLPSTRLTEPRETYDGFGESFENEADLGALNLINHPSYQDLNDNKRRTRTRRSRIGINGANGKDESRISPTPLGFINEPDLDIDTDVESGSLPELPTPNLGKSGWGERGERAKVTKVEPVKPVVEPPEIRTVEMTPDEQDMFALMGISPLIKLEQEVKNPKSVIINIVQPGQAANISPEIVSEPVATATPSIEVSTPKIKLEAKSSPVIPPEPVISPEPVEELSVTVEDRATAEDNEVSAATVANRRRRRRSSAVGSDSSGDDS from the coding sequence ATGCCAAAACAAATTATTATCGCGGAGCAGCATCAAATTGCTGCAGTTTTTTCGGAAGATCAAATACAAGAACTCGTTGTTGCCACAGGCCATCACCAAATTGGTGATATCTACTTAGGTGTAGTAGAAAATGTGTTACCTGGGATAGATGCGGCTTTTGTGAATATTGGTGATCCAGAACGGAATGGTTTTATCCATGTTACAGATTTAGGCCCTTTAAGGCTCAAGCGCACAGCCGCAGCCATCACCGAACTATTAGCACCACAGCAAAAAGTGCCTGTACAAGTGATGAAGGAGCCAACGGGAACAAAAGGCCCCAGGCTCACAGGTAATATCACTCTGCCCGGACGCTATGTGGTGTTGATGCCTTATGGTAGAGGGGTAAATTTATCTCGGCGGATTAAAAGTGAAACTGAGCGTAACCGCTTGCGGGCGCTAGCAATTTTAATTAAGCCCGCAGGTATGGGTTTGCTAGTACGTACAGAAGCAGAAGGCAAGCCAGAAGAAGCCATTATTGAAGATTTGGAAGTGCTGCAAAAGCAATGGGAAGCCATTCAGCAAGAAGCACAATCTACTCGTGCGCCAGCCCTACTCAACCGAGATGATGACTTTATCCAGCGTGTGTTGCGGGATATGTATGGTGCGGATGTAAACCGAATTGTGGTAGATTCCAGCACCGGGCTGAAGCGAGTTAAACAGTATTTACAAAACTGGAGTGGTGGACAAACACCACAGGGATTGTTGATTGATCATCACCGCGATCGCTCTCCCATTTTAGAATATTTCCGGATCAATGCAGCGATTCGAGAAGCCCTCAAACCTAGAGTAGATTTACCTTCTGGCGGTTACATTATCATTGAACCCACAGAAGCATTAACTGTAATTGATGTTAACTCAGGTTCCTTCACGCGATCGGCCACAGCTAGAGAAACAGTGTTGTGGACAAACTGCGAAGCCGCAACAGAAATTGCCCGTCAACTGCGTCTGCGGAATATTGCCGGAGTCATAGTTGTGGATTTCATTGATATGGAATCCAGACGTGATCAATTACACGTACTTGAACACTTTAACAAAGCCTTGAGAGCAGACAAAGCTCGTCCCCAAATTGCCCAACTTACCGAACTTGGTTTGGTCGAACTGACACGGAAACGTCAAGGTCAAAATATTTACGAATTGTTTGGTGATACCTGTCCTACTTGTGGTGGTTTAGGACATACAGTGCGCTTACCCGGTGAAACTGAAAGTCGTTTACCCACACCATCTGCAGTAGAAACACCAGAGCGTTTTGTATCTTTGCCTCACAGGGAACCACGTTTACCATCGACACGGCTGACAGAACCACGAGAAACTTACGATGGATTTGGTGAATCATTTGAGAATGAAGCTGATTTAGGTGCTTTAAATTTAATTAATCATCCCAGCTATCAAGACTTAAATGATAACAAACGCCGTACCCGCACTCGTCGGAGTCGAATTGGTATCAATGGGGCAAATGGTAAAGATGAATCCAGAATTTCTCCCACTCCTTTAGGCTTTATCAACGAGCCAGACTTAGATATTGACACTGATGTGGAATCAGGCTCATTACCAGAATTACCCACACCCAATTTAGGTAAATCCGGTTGGGGAGAAAGAGGAGAACGGGCTAAAGTCACCAAAGTAGAACCAGTCAAACCAGTGGTAGAACCACCGGAGATTAGGACTGTCGAAATGACTCCAGACGAACAGGATATGTTCGCGTTGATGGGAATTTCGCCTTTGATTAAGTTAGAACAAGAGGTGAAAAATCCCAAATCTGTGATTATTAATATTGTGCAGCCAGGACAAGCAGCAAATATATCACCGGAAATCGTATCTGAACCTGTAGCCACAGCGACACCAAGCATTGAAGTCAGTACACCAAAAATCAAATTAGAAGCAAAATCCTCACCAGTAATTCCGCCTGAGCCAGTAATTTCACCTGAGCCAGTAGAGGAATTAAGCGTAACTGTTGAAGATAGAGCAACTGCGGAAGATAATGAAGTTAGTGCTGCTACCGTAGCTAACCGTCGCCGTCGTCGTCGTTCCTCTGCGGTAGGCTCAGACAGTTCTGGGGATGATAGTTAA
- a CDS encoding TIGR03960 family B12-binding radical SAM protein, whose amino-acid sequence MVVAFEKLVTPDILKPARYLGNERLAVHKPWDTAVIRWVLTYPEVYEVGSSNLGHIILYNILNAQPGQLCDRAYLPGTDLAAKLRATHTPLFAVESKRSLTEFDILGFSLSYELGATNILEMLDLAGIPLTWQERSQGNYPLIFAGGQTATSNPEPYADFFDFFALGDGEELLPEIGLVLAEGKQAGLNREDLLLDLAQIPGVYVPQFYGITSDGSVQPLRPDVPKRVLRRVATPIPAYSIGLVPYVETVHDRLTIEIRRGCTRGCRFCQPGMLTRPARDVEPEQVVTAIAEGMRATGYNEFSLLSLSCSDYLSLPAVGMEIKNRLKDENITLTLPSQRVDRFDENIANILGGTRQGSLTFAPEAGTQRMRDIVNKGLTNEELLRGVKTAWEQGWDKIKLYFMIGLPGETDVDVVGIAETVSWLQRECRGQGRRPLNFNITISNFTPKPHTPFQWHSVATGEFKRKQNLLRQEFRRLRGVKVNFTDVRISAMEDFIGRGDRSLGKVVRRAWELGAGMDSWYENLDQAFSAWGNAIAQAGLDWKYRLVENGEWNLFSGEEFLEDKETRGQEDKETRRTENSFSPSPTPPISHSLDAPLPWDHIDTGIDKKWLQADLKRALEAAIVPDCSFEGCSHCGVCGTDFGHNIVIEPPPIPAFAGNFVPNTTKSQRLRVWFGKQGDMALVSHLDLMRLFDRVMRRASLPVAFTGGFHPNPRIAVASALALGATSTGEIVDFELTQPMDVAIFQQKLVAELPPDIPIYSVEQIDLKSPSANQVLEQAEYVITVGTSSDVTSGQWQTCLDNILSKDEIFLEQTTKSGKIHLVNLRSRLFELELIAANNSETASQAVLRYVGSCRPDGLLLRPEQMLSMLEIVAGEILIDFTEIHLLHIHRNRLILAV is encoded by the coding sequence GTGGTTGTTGCATTTGAAAAATTAGTCACACCGGATATTCTCAAGCCAGCGCGTTATCTCGGTAACGAGCGCCTAGCAGTACACAAACCTTGGGATACCGCAGTCATACGCTGGGTGTTAACCTACCCCGAAGTGTATGAAGTCGGCTCTTCTAATTTAGGGCATATCATTTTATACAACATCTTGAATGCCCAACCTGGACAATTATGCGATCGCGCTTACCTACCAGGCACAGACTTAGCAGCCAAACTCAGGGCAACTCATACACCCTTGTTTGCTGTTGAGTCTAAGCGATCGCTCACAGAGTTTGATATTTTAGGTTTTAGTCTCAGTTATGAACTGGGAGCGACCAATATCCTAGAAATGTTAGATTTAGCTGGAATTCCTCTGACATGGCAAGAAAGATCACAAGGGAATTATCCGCTAATTTTTGCTGGGGGACAAACAGCCACATCCAATCCGGAACCCTACGCCGATTTCTTTGACTTTTTTGCCTTGGGAGATGGTGAAGAACTCTTACCAGAAATCGGTTTGGTTTTGGCAGAGGGGAAACAAGCAGGGTTGAACCGAGAGGATTTACTTCTTGATTTAGCACAAATTCCCGGTGTGTATGTGCCACAATTTTACGGCATCACATCAGATGGTTCAGTCCAACCCTTGCGTCCAGATGTGCCAAAACGGGTTTTGCGGCGAGTAGCTACCCCCATACCAGCGTATTCCATCGGCTTAGTTCCCTATGTCGAAACTGTACATGACCGTCTAACAATTGAGATTCGCCGGGGTTGCACCCGTGGCTGTCGCTTTTGTCAACCAGGAATGCTGACTCGTCCAGCTAGAGATGTAGAACCAGAACAAGTAGTTACCGCTATTGCCGAAGGAATGCGGGCAACTGGTTATAATGAGTTTTCCTTGTTGTCTCTGAGTTGTTCTGATTATTTATCTCTACCAGCTGTAGGGATGGAAATTAAAAATCGGTTAAAAGATGAAAATATCACCCTGACTCTCCCTAGCCAACGAGTAGATAGGTTTGATGAAAACATCGCCAATATCTTGGGAGGCACAAGACAAGGTAGTTTGACCTTTGCACCGGAAGCCGGAACCCAAAGAATGCGGGATATTGTCAATAAAGGCTTAACAAATGAAGAATTATTAAGAGGTGTGAAAACTGCCTGGGAACAAGGCTGGGATAAGATTAAGTTATACTTCATGATTGGTTTACCAGGTGAAACAGATGTTGATGTGGTGGGAATAGCCGAAACAGTCAGTTGGTTACAGCGAGAATGTCGAGGACAAGGTAGAAGACCACTCAACTTCAACATCACAATTTCTAACTTCACACCTAAACCTCACACACCTTTTCAATGGCATTCAGTAGCCACTGGGGAATTTAAACGCAAGCAAAATTTACTCCGGCAAGAATTTCGGCGACTTAGGGGTGTAAAAGTCAACTTTACCGATGTTCGCATATCGGCCATGGAAGACTTTATTGGTCGGGGCGATCGCTCTTTAGGTAAAGTAGTGCGTAGAGCCTGGGAACTAGGCGCAGGAATGGATTCCTGGTATGAAAATCTAGACCAAGCTTTCAGTGCTTGGGGAAATGCGATCGCCCAAGCCGGACTAGATTGGAAATACCGTCTAGTGGAAAATGGCGAGTGGAATTTGTTTTCTGGCGAGGAGTTTTTGGAGGACAAGGAGACAAGGGGACAAGAGGACAAGGAGACAAGAAGAACAGAAAATTCTTTCTCCCCATCTCCCACTCCCCCCATCTCCCACTCCCTCGATGCTCCTCTCCCCTGGGATCATATAGATACAGGCATTGATAAAAAATGGCTACAAGCAGACTTAAAACGAGCGCTAGAGGCAGCGATCGTTCCGGACTGCTCTTTTGAGGGGTGTTCTCATTGTGGTGTATGTGGAACTGATTTTGGCCACAATATTGTCATTGAGCCACCGCCAATTCCAGCATTTGCTGGTAATTTTGTTCCCAACACCACCAAATCACAACGCTTACGAGTTTGGTTTGGCAAACAGGGGGACATGGCTTTAGTTAGCCATCTGGATTTAATGCGATTGTTTGATCGAGTGATGCGGAGAGCCAGCTTACCCGTCGCCTTTACTGGTGGCTTTCATCCCAATCCCCGGATTGCTGTAGCTAGTGCCTTAGCTTTAGGCGCAACTAGCACTGGGGAAATTGTGGATTTTGAATTAACTCAGCCAATGGACGTGGCTATATTTCAGCAAAAACTAGTGGCCGAATTACCTCCAGACATCCCCATATATTCTGTAGAACAGATAGATTTAAAATCTCCATCTGCTAACCAAGTGTTAGAGCAAGCCGAGTATGTGATCACTGTGGGAACCTCAAGTGATGTCACATCTGGACAATGGCAAACTTGTCTAGATAACATTCTCTCAAAAGACGAAATTTTCTTAGAACAAACAACCAAGTCTGGCAAGATTCATTTAGTAAATCTGCGCTCGCGGTTGTTTGAGTTAGAATTAATTGCCGCCAACAACAGTGAAACTGCATCCCAAGCTGTTTTACGTTACGTCGGTAGCTGTCGTCCGGATGGGTTGCTGTTGCGTCCTGAACAAATGCTATCTATGCTGGAGATAGTTGCTGGGGAAATTCTCATAGACTTTACAGAAATTCATCTTCTGCACATTCACCGCAATCGGCTGATTTTAGCAGTATAA
- a CDS encoding STAS domain-containing protein, which translates to MQAVLKCAKIQVVHPQGCLNATNALELERDLTTTLTQDEVSGLLLDLAKVESIDSAGLMALVSALKVAQTLGKSFQLYSVSPAIRIIFELTQLDDIFEIFVDQPELILT; encoded by the coding sequence ATGCAAGCAGTACTGAAGTGTGCAAAAATTCAGGTTGTTCATCCGCAGGGTTGCCTGAATGCTACCAATGCTTTGGAATTGGAACGGGACTTAACGACAACTTTGACACAGGATGAGGTGTCAGGTTTGCTATTGGATTTAGCCAAGGTAGAATCTATAGACAGTGCTGGACTAATGGCTCTAGTATCCGCACTCAAAGTAGCCCAGACTTTAGGTAAGAGTTTTCAGCTTTATTCAGTTTCCCCAGCCATTAGGATTATTTTTGAATTAACCCAACTTGATGACATTTTTGAGATTTTTGTAGATCAGCCAGAGTTGATTTTAACGTAA
- a CDS encoding pyridoxal phosphate-dependent aminotransferase has protein sequence MQLAKRLEKIPPYLFAELNRKREELIAQGVDIINMAVGDPDKPTPASILQAMREAIDDAANHNYPPYQGTQEFREAVVRWMERRFGVRELNPNTEVVCSIGSKEAIHNTFLAFVEAGDYTLIPDPGYPVYRTSTIFAGGEPFTMPLKAENQFLPDLSIIPEEIARKAKMLWINYPNNPTGALATWELFAELVAFCRQYDILLCHDHAYSEMAYDGYKPPSILQIPGAKDVAIEFHSLSKSYNMTGWRIGFAVGNAYAISGLSQVKTNVDSGVFKAIQKAAIAAYSTDEAELKAVMSVYQNRRDIIVKGLQSLGWPIAPPKATLYVWVPVPAGYSSTEFATLLLDKCGILVPPGNGYGASGEGYFRIALTIADERLAEAIQRMQDSGIRYC, from the coding sequence ATGCAGCTTGCTAAACGTTTAGAAAAAATTCCTCCTTATTTATTTGCGGAACTTAACCGCAAACGGGAAGAACTTATTGCCCAAGGAGTTGACATTATCAATATGGCAGTGGGTGATCCTGATAAGCCAACTCCTGCTAGTATTCTTCAAGCAATGCGTGAGGCAATTGACGACGCGGCAAATCATAACTATCCACCCTATCAGGGTACACAAGAATTCCGAGAAGCAGTAGTTAGGTGGATGGAACGTCGGTTTGGGGTGAGGGAATTAAACCCAAATACAGAGGTTGTTTGTTCTATTGGTTCCAAGGAAGCCATACATAATACTTTTTTAGCTTTTGTGGAAGCTGGCGATTATACATTGATACCTGATCCTGGCTATCCTGTGTATCGCACTTCGACGATTTTTGCTGGGGGCGAACCTTTTACCATGCCCTTAAAAGCAGAGAATCAGTTTCTCCCTGATTTAAGTATAATTCCGGAAGAGATTGCGCGCAAGGCGAAAATGTTATGGATTAATTATCCTAATAATCCGACTGGGGCTTTAGCTACATGGGAGTTGTTTGCAGAATTAGTGGCTTTTTGCCGGCAGTATGATATTTTACTGTGCCATGATCATGCTTACTCAGAAATGGCTTATGACGGGTACAAACCGCCGAGTATTTTGCAAATTCCTGGTGCAAAAGATGTAGCGATAGAATTTCATAGCTTATCAAAGTCATATAATATGACTGGCTGGCGCATTGGCTTTGCGGTGGGTAATGCTTATGCCATCAGTGGTTTGAGTCAGGTAAAGACAAATGTGGACTCTGGAGTATTTAAAGCTATTCAAAAAGCAGCGATCGCCGCATACTCTACTGATGAAGCAGAACTAAAAGCTGTCATGTCAGTTTACCAAAATCGTCGTGACATTATTGTTAAAGGATTACAATCTCTAGGATGGCCAATTGCACCACCAAAAGCTACTCTTTACGTTTGGGTTCCTGTCCCTGCTGGATATTCTTCCACTGAGTTTGCTACTTTACTTCTAGACAAATGCGGTATACTAGTTCCCCCAGGGAACGGTTACGGTGCATCGGGTGAAGGTTATTTTCGTATTGCTTTAACTATTGCTGATGAAAGATTAGCGGAAGCCATTCAACGAATGCAGGATTCAGGTATTCGTTATTGTTGA
- the clpS gene encoding ATP-dependent Clp protease adapter ClpS, producing the protein MSVETIEKRSTSRKLAPRYRVLLHNDDYNSMEYVVQVLITTVPSLTQPQAVSIMMEAHTNGLALVITCAQEHAEFYCETLKTHGLSSTIEPDE; encoded by the coding sequence GTGTCAGTCGAAACCATTGAGAAGCGTTCCACATCCCGCAAGCTCGCGCCTCGGTATCGCGTTTTGCTCCATAATGACGACTACAACTCTATGGAGTATGTGGTACAAGTATTAATCACCACAGTGCCGAGTCTCACACAGCCTCAAGCTGTTAGTATCATGATGGAAGCCCATACTAATGGGTTAGCCTTGGTGATTACCTGCGCTCAAGAACACGCAGAGTTTTATTGTGAAACTTTAAAAACTCACGGTCTAAGTAGCACAATAGAACCTGATGAATAA
- a CDS encoding CPBP family intramembrane glutamic endopeptidase yields the protein MQDRLLTLSKRPAPVRLGYFIFILLLLWLPIAAPIYLLVRDANLVSIITMVLLYLEFIFLLRLWGKNVYHQPQIFHHYGLEFTRRNGVELLCGLGMGLINIFILFGIQGLLGWLVWQQPQVFFWKIILEGFIVSLGVGFAEELLFRGWLLDELQRDYSKSVALGIDATAFAALHFVKPLAAIIHTLPQFPALVLLGLTQVWGKRWRRGRLGLPMGLHGGLVWGYYIINVGGLVQHSGQVPDWVTGVNNNPLQGVMGVLFMSVLALWMRGQNLKHPV from the coding sequence ATGCAAGACAGACTTCTAACTCTATCTAAACGCCCTGCCCCTGTTCGGCTGGGTTATTTTATTTTCATTTTATTGTTATTGTGGTTGCCCATAGCTGCACCCATTTACTTACTAGTGCGAGATGCTAACTTGGTAAGTATCATAACAATGGTTCTGCTATATTTAGAGTTTATCTTTCTGCTCAGGCTATGGGGTAAAAATGTTTACCACCAACCCCAGATATTTCACCATTATGGCTTAGAATTCACTCGACGCAACGGTGTAGAGCTGTTGTGCGGTCTGGGGATGGGGCTGATTAATATTTTTATTCTGTTTGGGATACAAGGACTTTTGGGTTGGCTAGTATGGCAACAGCCACAAGTTTTTTTCTGGAAAATTATTTTAGAAGGTTTTATTGTCAGCTTAGGTGTAGGCTTTGCTGAAGAATTGTTATTTCGCGGTTGGCTATTGGATGAGTTGCAACGAGATTACAGTAAATCTGTAGCGTTAGGAATAGATGCAACTGCATTTGCTGCTTTGCATTTTGTCAAGCCCTTAGCAGCAATTATTCACACTCTGCCACAATTTCCGGCTTTAGTGTTGTTGGGGTTAACGCAGGTATGGGGTAAGCGTTGGCGTAGGGGACGGTTGGGTTTACCAATGGGTTTGCATGGTGGTTTGGTTTGGGGTTACTACATTATTAATGTGGGAGGATTAGTTCAACATTCTGGGCAAGTTCCTGATTGGGTGACTGGGGTAAATAATAATCCCTTACAAGGAGTAATGGGAGTATTGTTTATGAGTGTGTTGGCACTATGGATGCGAGGACAGAATCTTAAACATCCAGTATAA
- a CDS encoding pentapeptide repeat-containing protein, with protein MNIEAIRLGKLKQLPGANLEDEELSQLDLNRINLAGANLVGTNFVGSKLEGGHLEGANLMGANLQETDLRANLMGANLMQADLTGADLRGSNLRGANLMGARLIGVSLVGAFLSGANLMNVNLQGVDLRGADLRGVNLTGANLKGADLSRADLQGASLSETNLEEADLRGANLAGANLTGANLLCAELEGTNLSGVKLDKACMVGTVLETSL; from the coding sequence ATGAATATCGAAGCGATTAGACTAGGAAAACTTAAACAACTTCCAGGAGCGAATTTAGAAGATGAGGAACTCTCGCAACTTGATTTAAACCGCATCAATCTTGCTGGGGCTAACCTTGTCGGTACTAACTTTGTCGGTTCTAAACTGGAAGGTGGGCATTTAGAAGGTGCAAATTTAATGGGAGCAAACCTTCAAGAAACTGACTTGCGGGCAAATCTGATGGGAGCCAATTTAATGCAAGCAGATTTAACAGGTGCGGACTTAAGAGGTAGTAACCTGCGTGGGGCTAACTTAATGGGAGCCAGATTAATCGGTGTATCTTTAGTCGGTGCTTTCTTGAGTGGTGCTAACTTAATGAACGTCAATTTACAAGGCGTTGACTTGCGTGGTGCTGATTTGCGTGGCGTGAATTTGACAGGAGCAAATCTGAAAGGCGCAGACTTAAGCCGTGCGGATTTACAAGGAGCATCTTTAAGTGAGACAAATTTAGAAGAGGCCGACTTACGCGGTGCAAATCTAGCAGGAGCGAATTTGACAGGAGCAAACTTACTTTGTGCAGAATTAGAAGGGACAAATTTAAGTGGTGTGAAATTAGATAAAGCTTGTATGGTCGGTACAGTACTAGAGACAAGTTTGTAA
- a CDS encoding DICT sensory domain-containing protein, whose protein sequence is MLEGSILQQLEASHRHSTRPIRLGVYYKNTLVALCHALEDHILTDDSTPLVITAFQRGKWYLQEAERYADIAKCSQQIVIMAAPDTGFAEHPTSQLANVDLIELEPADSVAQEWHLIILSPKYTAMVLCQELSAADYGVGGVPTADLERKFYGLWTFEPELVRETAELAIAHIQKYNPELAQKLITHQQQIPNADITSADLSQVVSRVVDYLKTGQEKLDIPVALRQQALDNNLVSNEIQAFLRMAQLMDLADVNNPKAAAEVAALAETMAQLLDLPAWQIKRLKLASLLHRIDPLQPAASIFTPSVPQHDQESAPSCPLTCSLVPGAQVLRKMSRLRAVAQIITHQTEWWDGTGEPAGLAGDEIPLESRILALVTDFQWQVNQRKSSVQNRQEIFVQALEQCRQQSNRFDPKLIDALTLLVMGLQQGLDLPLMTPKASTGIWLLDSRWDSHSKTSEQMSSYLQ, encoded by the coding sequence ATGTTAGAAGGTTCAATTCTACAACAGCTAGAAGCATCTCATCGCCATAGTACCAGACCAATTCGATTGGGAGTATATTACAAGAATACCCTGGTTGCTCTTTGTCATGCTTTAGAAGATCATATACTGACTGATGACAGTACACCCCTGGTAATTACTGCCTTCCAACGGGGGAAATGGTATTTGCAAGAAGCAGAAAGATATGCAGATATCGCCAAGTGTAGCCAGCAAATTGTGATTATGGCAGCACCTGATACAGGTTTTGCTGAACATCCTACCAGCCAACTAGCAAATGTAGATTTGATAGAACTAGAACCAGCTGATTCAGTAGCTCAGGAATGGCACTTAATTATCTTGTCACCAAAATACACAGCGATGGTGCTTTGTCAAGAGTTATCTGCGGCTGATTATGGTGTAGGTGGAGTACCGACTGCTGATTTAGAACGGAAATTTTATGGGTTATGGACATTCGAGCCAGAATTAGTCAGAGAAACAGCAGAGTTAGCGATCGCTCACATCCAAAAATATAATCCAGAACTAGCCCAAAAACTCATTACTCATCAACAGCAAATTCCCAACGCCGACATCACATCAGCAGACCTTAGTCAAGTCGTCTCTCGCGTTGTTGATTACCTCAAAACAGGGCAAGAAAAACTAGATATCCCCGTAGCACTCCGTCAACAGGCTCTAGATAATAACTTGGTTTCTAACGAAATTCAAGCATTTTTACGGATGGCTCAACTAATGGACTTGGCTGATGTCAACAACCCCAAAGCCGCCGCCGAAGTAGCCGCCCTAGCCGAGACAATGGCACAGCTATTAGATTTACCCGCATGGCAAATTAAAAGATTAAAATTGGCTAGCTTATTACATCGCATAGACCCTCTACAACCAGCAGCAAGCATTTTTACCCCTAGCGTACCTCAACATGATCAAGAATCAGCTCCCAGTTGTCCCCTAACTTGTTCTCTAGTCCCAGGGGCGCAAGTCTTACGCAAAATGTCTAGACTCCGCGCTGTAGCTCAAATTATCACACACCAAACTGAATGGTGGGATGGTACAGGAGAACCAGCAGGATTAGCTGGTGATGAAATCCCTTTAGAATCGAGAATCCTGGCGTTAGTGACGGATTTTCAATGGCAAGTCAACCAGAGAAAATCTTCTGTGCAAAATCGGCAAGAAATATTTGTGCAAGCTTTAGAACAGTGTAGGCAACAATCAAACCGTTTTGACCCTAAACTAATAGATGCCCTAACTTTATTAGTCATGGGCTTACAACAAGGATTAGACTTACCCTTAATGACACCCAAGGCCAGCACTGGAATATGGCTACTTGATTCGCGGTGGGATAGCCACAGTAAGACTAGTGAACAGATGAGTAGTTACCTCCAATGA
- a CDS encoding Uma2 family endonuclease: protein MVSSLKELIDEPELGHGNDPEEKFISSGVSWESYESLLTKLENNSHYHVNYLDGILEIVSPSIRHEKIKTNLGMLLERFFYSQRIRFVPMGSSTFKNKAKKAGAEPDECYCIGEEKKVPDLAIEVVLTSGSVSKLEIYRRLGVAEVWFWERNQFKLYHLRDNSQKEQATVYPDTYGYEAISRSEILLELDISLLEQCLTISDSIQAIDEFEQGLKANDERKQ from the coding sequence ATGGTCAGCAGCCTTAAAGAACTAATTGATGAGCCAGAATTGGGTCATGGTAACGACCCAGAAGAAAAGTTTATCAGTAGTGGTGTGAGTTGGGAAAGCTATGAATCGCTACTGACAAAACTAGAAAACAACTCTCATTACCATGTTAATTATTTAGATGGAATATTAGAAATCGTGTCGCCATCAATCAGACATGAAAAAATCAAAACCAATTTAGGGATGCTGTTAGAGCGTTTTTTCTATAGCCAGCGCATTCGGTTTGTACCTATGGGAAGTTCTACTTTTAAAAACAAAGCAAAAAAAGCTGGTGCAGAACCAGACGAGTGTTACTGCATAGGCGAAGAGAAAAAAGTACCAGATTTAGCTATAGAAGTAGTTTTGACAAGTGGTAGTGTCAGCAAACTGGAAATCTACCGAAGATTAGGAGTTGCAGAAGTCTGGTTTTGGGAGAGAAACCAGTTCAAGCTATACCATTTACGAGACAATTCCCAGAAAGAACAAGCTACTGTTTACCCTGATACTTATGGGTATGAAGCAATCTCTAGAAGTGAGATATTGCTAGAATTAGATATTTCTTTGCTAGAACAATGTCTGACAATTTCGGATTCAATTCAGGCTATTGATGAATTTGAGCAGGGGTTGAAAGCAAACGATGAGCGAAAGCAATAG
- a CDS encoding GNAT family N-acetyltransferase, whose product MTFSNNSDTSINYLIQPLAKQDRAAFSCGVEPLDLYLKQQAGQDIRKRMAAIFVLVEEGSNAIIGYYTLSSTSIIFNELPTEITKKLPKYPNVPATLLGRLAVDQRYRKKRLGEMLLMDALYRSLQNEIATVAVVVDAKDDKARSFYEYYDFIQFPNFPYRLFLLMDTIAKLFK is encoded by the coding sequence GTGACGTTCTCAAATAATTCTGATACTTCTATTAATTATTTAATACAGCCGCTTGCTAAACAAGACCGAGCGGCTTTTTCTTGTGGAGTTGAGCCACTGGATCTTTATTTGAAACAACAAGCAGGGCAGGATATTCGTAAGCGTATGGCTGCTATCTTTGTTTTAGTTGAAGAAGGTTCTAATGCAATCATTGGATATTATACTTTGTCTTCAACTAGCATTATATTTAATGAATTACCAACTGAGATAACTAAAAAGCTCCCAAAATATCCAAATGTTCCTGCAACTCTTTTAGGTAGATTAGCCGTTGACCAAAGATATCGCAAAAAAAGATTAGGAGAAATGCTTTTAATGGATGCGTTATACCGAAGTCTTCAGAATGAAATAGCTACAGTAGCTGTAGTCGTTGATGCTAAAGATGATAAAGCTCGTTCGTTTTATGAGTATTATGACTTTATTCAGTTTCCTAATTTTCCTTATCGACTATTTTTATTAATGGATACTATTGCCAAACTTTTTAAGTAA